One segment of Primulina tabacum isolate GXHZ01 chromosome 6, ASM2559414v2, whole genome shotgun sequence DNA contains the following:
- the LOC142548920 gene encoding seipin-2-like, with the protein MEYAKLVTQNEAEDEFHEALDDFPFYDCEETFFPGGMESCGDVSTSVDNKTMPPATLRRRGSHDHSKSSVADSIKSSKLSSSVSLENYLNSRERNSKLSRRIKERELKCGSEGVKDAVSGENTRNNEGSSSCTDANERRGDEDLVRKESNLGENNGNQDANSSLLDLLARLVIKAISFQFDLSVKFFMFPIWLTYYLFMVVFNPFGVLNRVKRFLVRKMKIIWDLMRENVSPFVYEWFREHHAIWKLGLKCGWGLLWSCYVCFVLVGLLVSSFVISGLLVRRLVEEPIGIKRNLNFDYTEKSPLAFVPIIADPELSHETYLAEIPESVKGGGSRAIPANHKLQVTVLLTLPESDYNQNLGIFQVRVDFLAKNGKTLASSRRPCMLQYRSQPIRLLLTFLKVAPILTGYTSESQNLKINIRGFTEDVVPTACLRVIIEPRAEFKPGAGIPEIYTSTLTLESELPFFRKVLWFWKKSLFVWTSMTIFTMELLFALLCCKSIVIPRIRLREESIDGDSPQIDNPVRG; encoded by the exons ATGGAGTATGCGAAATTAGTTACCCAAAATGAAGCTGAAGACGAATTTCACGAGGCGCTCGATGATTTCCCATTCTATGATTGCGAAGAAACCTTTTTTCCCGGAGGAATGGAATCCTGTGGTGACGTGTCAACCTCCGTTGACAATAAAACCATGCCTCCGGCGACTTTGCGCCGACGGGGATCGCATGATCATAGTAAGTCCTCCGTAGCCGATTCAATCAAGTCATCGAAGCTGAGCTCGTCGGTGAGCTTGGAGAATTACTTGAATTCTAGAGAGAGAAATTCAAAGCTTTCCCGCAGAATTAAGGAGCGTGAGCTGAAGTGCGGCTCGGAAGGTGTGAAAGATGCCGTGAGTGGAGAGAATACTAGGAATAATGAGGGAAGTTCGAGTTGCACCGACGCAAATGAACGCAGAGGTGACGAGGATTTAGTCAGAAAAGAATCGAATTTGGGGGAAAACAATGGCAACCAGGATGCAAATTCTAGTCTGCTTGATCTTTTAGCTCGTCTGGTAATAAAGGCCATAAGCTTCCAGTTTGATTTGTCtgttaaattttttatgtttcCAATATGGTTAACGTATTATTTATTCATGGTCGTGTTCAATCCGTTTGGGGTTTTGAACCGTGTAAAACGGTTTCTGGTTcggaaaatgaaaataatttggGATCTTATGCGTGAAAATGTGTCCCCATTTGTGTATGAATGGTTTAGAGAACACCATGCGATCTGGAAACTTGGTCTAAAATGTGGTTGGGGATTGTTGTGGTCATGTTATGTGTGTTTTGTATTAGTGGGGTTGTTGGTGTCATCATTTGTGATTAGTGGATTGTTGGTAAGGAGGTTGGTGGAGGAGCCAATTGGAATTAagagaaatttgaattttgactATACGGAGAAGAGTCCGCTGGCATTTGTGCCTATAATTGCAGACCCAGAGCTCAGCCACGAAACTTATCTTGCAGAGATACCAGAATCTGTGAAGGGTGGTGGATCAAGGGCAATACCAGCTAATCACAAATTGCAGGTTACTGTTTTATTGACGCTACCCGAATCTGACTACAATCAGAATCTTGGAATATTCCAG GTCAGAGTGGATTTCCTTGCCAAGAATGGTAAAACCCTTGCAAGCTCAAGGCGTCCATGCATGTTGCAGTATAGAAGCCAACCTATTCGGCTTTTGCTGACTTTTCTTAAGGTTGCTCCAATTTTAACTGGTTATACATCGGAATCCCAGAATCTGAAAATAAACATCCGAGGTTTTACCGAAGACGTCGTGCCAACCGCCTGCTTAAGGGTCATCATTGAACCACGTGCCGAATTCAAGCCTGGTGCCGGTATTCCTGAAATTTACACTTCAACTTTGACCCTGGAGTCTGAACTTCCGTTTTTTAGAAAGGTATTATGGTTTTGGAAGAAATCATTATTTGTGTGGACTAGCATGACTATCTTTACCATGGAGTTACTTTTTGCTCTCCTGTGCTGTAAATCCATCGTGATCCCAAGAATAAGATTGAGGGAAGAATCGATTGACGGAGATTCGCCACAGATTGATAATCCAGTGCGAGGTTAA
- the LOC142548027 gene encoding GDSL esterase/lipase At1g29670-like: MAHSIIIIPNRVMLFVLCFFLTKSLVLIHGQQQVPCTFFMGDSLSDNGNNNLLVTLAKSNYPPYGTDYPGGPTGRFTNGKTVPDFIAELLGFDKHIPAFATAVGSAILKGVNYASAAAGILDETGIIVGDHISLNRQLLNHKATIASLSLLLGPARLKDYLNKCLYAVNMGSNDYLNNYLLPQFYPSSKLYTPDQFSAFLIHQYSQQLKTLYDDGARKVAVFGLGPIGCVPPLLAMYPVNVSGCVDFINDYVKLFNDRLKPLVEDLNTNLPAAKFTYINMTSISLGIFSLPGITVSNYSCCVVGIALCEPYQVPCSRRNQYIFFDDYHPTQVVNQYTAARIYNALLPSDAHPFDIHQLAQQ; this comes from the exons ATGGCACACAGTATTATAATTATTCCAAATAGGGTCATGCTTTTTGTGCTATGCTTTTTTTTAACGAAATCCCTGGTGTTGATTCATGGCCAACAGCAAGTTCCATGTACATTTTTCATGGGAGATTCATTGTCTGATAATGGAAATAATAATTTGCTGGTCACATTGGCTAAGTCAAATTATCCACCCTACGGGACGGATTATCCCGGCGGCCCGACCGGAAGATTCACCAACGGGAAAACAGTTCCAGATTTCATTG CCGAATTGCTAGGTTTTGATAAACATATCCCAGCTTTTGCAACTGCGGTAGGATCAGCTATCTTGAAAGGAGTTAATTATGCATCAGCAGCAGCTGGAATTCTCGATGAAACTGGAATAATTGtg gGTGATCACATCAGCCTGAACAGGCAACTACTAAATCATAAAGCAACGATCGCAAGTTTATCACTTTTACTCGGCCCAGCTCGGCTCAAAGACTATCTCAACAAGTGCTTGTATGCAGTAAATATGGGTAGCAATGACTATCTCAACAATTATTTACTGCCACAGTTTTACCCATCAAGTAAATTATATACACCAGATCAGTTTTCCGCCTTCTTGATTCACCAATACTCTCAACAACTCAAG ACCTTGTATGACGACGGAGCAAGAAAAGTTGCGGTGTTCGGTCTTGGTCCAATAGGCTGTGTTCCTCCACTGCTGGCTATGTATCCGGTGAATGTATCGGGCTGTGTCGACTTCATCAACGACTATGTGAAGCTATTCAACGACAGATTGAAGCCGCTGGTGGAAGACCTCAATACTAATCTGCCTGCTGCAAAGTTTACCTACATAAACATGACTAGCATATCACTCGGGATTTTTTCTCTTCCTG GTATTACAGTCTCCAATTATTCGTGCTGTGTGGTGGGAATAGCACTGTGTGAGCCTTACCAAGTTCCATGCAGCAGAAGAAATCAGTATATTTTCTTTGATGATTATCATCCGACACAGGTTGTTAATCAGTACACAGCTGCAAGAATATACAATGCGCTTTTACCCTCAGATGCCCATCCATTTGACATTCACCAACTTGCTCAACAATAA